The DNA region CACCCCTGAGTTCCGTGCGCTACAGGCCGAGGTGTCGAAGAAGAAGCCGCAGCGTGTGGCGCGTGCACCGCTGAGCGAGGCCATACGGAAGGACTGGCGGAGGATTCTGCTCGCGTGCGGAATGCTGGCCGCCACCAACTGCCTCTTCTACATCAGCATCGCGGGCGTACTCAGCTACGCGACCGAGAAGCTGGGCATGAGCCATGAGTCGCTGCTGGCCGTCTCGCTCGTCACCTCGCTGATCAGCGCCGCGGCGATCCTCTGGTCCGGCGCGGTCTCCGACCGGGTGGGGCGCAGGCCGATGGTGCTCATCGGCGCGGCGCTGCTGGCGGTGTGGGCGTTCCCCTACTTCTGGCTCGTCGACACCAGGAGCCTGTGGCTGTTCTTCGTGGCGCTTGCTGTCGGCGGCATCTTCCAGTCGATGACATACGGGCCGGTCGCGGCCTACATCGGGGAGATGTTCGCGCCCAACATCCGTTTCTCCGGGGCCTCGTTGGCCTACCAGCTCGCGGCGATCACCGTCAGCGGCGCGACTCCGCTGGTGATGACGGCGCTCATCGCGGAGACGGGGTCGACCACGCTGGTGTCGGTCTTCGTGGCGCTGATGGGGCTGATCACCTTCGGCTGCACCTGGGCGCTGCGGGAGACGAACCCGGCGGAGGTACGGGCCGATCCCGACGCCGTCCCCGGCGAACTGCTGCACGCCTGAAGGTAGTTCGGGCGGCGGTGCCTCGCCACGCCGGGGGAGAGTCAATCGCCTTCGGAGGCAGGGGACTTCGACGCATTCGCGGCTTCCCTGCGTATGCGGGGCACCGTCAGCGCGGTGAGGGCGGCGGCGAGCAGGAACGCGCAGCCTGCCGCCGCCAGCGCCGTATGCATCCCGTCGGGTGCGAAAGCCCCGGCTGACGGCGGCCCGGACGAGGACGAGGGCGCCCCCGGGGAGGAGCCCTCCGCGCCGTACGCCAGTGCGCCCAGCAGTGCGACGCCGATGACTCCTCCCGTCTGTCTCGCTGCGTTGATCACTCCGGAGGCCAGCCCGGCGTGTTCGGCCGGTGCCGCGTCCACGACCGCCGTGGTGGCCGCGGGCATGGTGAAGGACATGCCGAAGCCGACGGCGACGAGCGGTGCGACGAGCACCGCGTACCCGGTCGTCCCCGTACCGGCCCCGGCCATGGCGAGCGCGAAGAGTCCGGCGCTTCCCGTGAGCAGCCCGGCCAGCATCGTCGGCCGTGGGCTGCCGGTGCGCGCCGTGAAGCGGCCGGAGAGCGCCGAGCCGATGGTGGCTATGCCCATCTGAGGGAGGAGTGCGAGCCCCGCGGCCAGCGCGGAGTGACCGGACGTCTGCTGGAAGGCGAGGTTGAGCACGAGGAGTTCGCCGTAGAAGCCGAGATTGATCAGCAGCCCCACCAGGGTGGCGCCGGTGAAGGCACGGTCGCGGAAGAGCCCCAGCGGCAGCATCGGGTGGGCCACTCGGCGCTCGACCGTCAGGAACACGGCGGCTGCCACGACGCACAGGGCGCCGGCGGCGAGCACGGGACGGCCGGCCCCCATGCGTCCGCCTTCGATCAGCGCGTAGGTCAGCGCCGCGAGTGCGACCGCACCGGCGGTCTGCGCCGCGGGGTCCAGGGGGCGCGGGCGTGGGGCGGGTGCCGGGACGTGCCGCGCGGTCAGCACCATCGCGACCACGGCGACGGGCAGATTGACGTAGAAGACGAGCCGCCAGTCGGCATGGCTGACCAGCAGGCCGCCCAGGACGGGGCCGGAGGCCGCGGCCAGCCCCGCGACCGCGCCCCACGCACCGATCGCCCTCGCCCTGGAGGCACGTTCGGGGAACGCGGCCCGCAGCAGCGCCAGCGAGGCGGGCACGCTGAGCGCGGCTGCGGCGCCCTGTACGAGCCGGGCGAGGACCAACAGCCAGATATGCGGCGCGAGTCCGCATGCCGCGGAGGAGAGCGCGAACAGCGCGAGCCCGGCCTGGAACACCCGTCGGGCACCCATGCGGTCGGCCAGCGCGCCTCCGGTGAGAAGCCCCGCGGCGAGCGTGAGCATATAGCCGTCGACGACCCACTGGAGCCCGGACATTCCGGCGTGCAGGTCCCAACGGAGCGCGGGAAGCGCCGCGTTGACGATGGTCGTGTCCAGGATGACCATGAAGTAGCCCAGACATACGGCTACCAGCGCGGGGGAGAGCGTCCGCCCGCCATGGCCGAGGTGCCCGTTGCCCGCCGAGCCCGTGCCCGTGTCTGTGCCCGTGTCCGTGTCCGTGTCTGTGCCTCTGTCGCCGCGCGGATCGGCCCTCTTCGCTCGCATCGCAGCAGTCTCGCCGCGGAACGCTTAGGCCCCCGCCGAAGTGAGCCGTACGTACCGGTCACGCCCAAGCGTTCAAGTCCGCGGGTACCGCCCAGGAGTAACGCCCAGCGCCCTCGTACCGGGTCAGCCGTAAGTGCCGAAGCGTTCCGCGACGGCGGGCAGACGGTCGGCGGCGACGGCGTGCGCGGCGGCACGCGGGGTCGTTCCGGCGGCCTCGGAGCGGTCCATCATCAGGCCGGTCAGTGCGCGCATCGACGCGCGGATGTGGGCGAACGCCTCTTCCGCGTCCGCGCCGATGTCGCCGAACAGGGTCCACCACCACCAGGCGTTGGTGGCGGAGTTGACGGCCACGTCCGGCAGTACGGTGACGCCGCGTGCCGCGAGCAGTTCCTCCGCCTCGGGCAGCACCGGCATGTTGGCGGCCTCGGCGATCCAACTCGCCTTGATCCGTGCCTGGTTGTCGGTGTCGATCGCATAGGAGACGGCTGCCGGTACGAGTATCTCGGCGTCGGTGGACAGCCAGGCGTCGCCCGGCAGCCGGGCGTCCCCGGACCGCAGGGCGGAGCGGTTCACGCTGCCGTACTCGTCGCGGGCGGCGAGCAGCCTCTCCACGTTCAGCCCTTCGGGGTTGGCGATCGTGCCCCGCACGTCGGCGACCGCGACGATGCTCAGGCCCGCACGGGAGAGGAAGCGCGCCGTCGCCCCGCCCATGGTGCCGAAGCCCTGCACCGCCACCCGCGTCCCGCTGTAGGGGACTTGGGCCCTGTCGAGGACGGTCAGCACGGTCTCGGCGACGCCGCAGCCGCCCGCCAGTTCGTCGAGTCCGATGCCGTCGACGGTGACGGCGAAGGCGTCCTCCAGCCGCCGGCGCGCGGCGAGTTCGTCGTCGAGAAGGGGGTGGACGGCCTCGATGGTGGAGGTCAGCCCGGCCTCCGCAGCGGCGGCGTCGACGGTGCCGCGGCTCAGGCCGAGGTCCTCACCGGTGGTCCAGAAGTCCCGGATGTACGGGCGCATCGCACGCAGATACCGCACGAGCACCCCGTACGCGTCCGGGTCGCGGGGGTCGCAGTCGATGCCGCCCTTGGCGCCGCCGAGGGGGATGTAGCGGGCGTGCGGGTCGTAGTGCAGCGCCTCCTTCATCGTCATCCCCCGCGCCAGGCCCGCGACTTCGTCGAGGGTGCAGCCCTTGCGCATCCGCAGACCGCCGCTGGCCACGCCTCGAATCAGCCGGTCGATCACCAAGTGACCCTCGCGGCCGGTCACTTGGTCGGTCCAGGTGAGGGAGATCAGCGGGGCGTCCGTGGCCCGCGGCGGTCTGTGCGGCTGTCCGTCCGCGCCGTGCGGCGGCGGGGCAGCGCTCATCGTGGCTTCACCGTGCTCATCGTGGCCTCCCCGCTTCCCTTCGACTGCGCGCGGCGCGAACCGCGTCGAGTGCTCAGCGTCCGGCTTCGCCGCCGGAGTCCTCGCCGTTCCCGCCGTCCGGGCCACTCTCGCCGTCCTGCCGCTTGCCGCCGTTCCCGGAAGGGAGATTGGCCAGACGTACCTCGCCGCGTGCGACGTGCCGGTCCTTGTCGTCGGTGACGGTGACGAGCCAGAGCTGCTGGGTGCGGCCCCGGTGAATGGGGGTCGCCGTGGCGGTGACCGTCCCGGTCCCGATGGCGCGCAGGAAGTTGGTGTGGTTGGAGACGCCGACGACGTTGCCGCGGTCCCCGTACCAGATGGCCGCGGCGAGACTGGCGGCCGTCTCCACGAGCGAGCAGTACACACCGCCGTGGACGATGCCGTACGGCTGTAGGAGTTCGGGCGTGATCTCGCAGGTCACGACGGTCCTGTCGGCCGTCATCTCGGGGAACTCCATCCCCACGGTCTTCTCGAATCCCGACCCGAATCCGTCGGCGTTCATTCACTCTCCCCGTCGTCGAGGGCTTTCCAGTGGCGGTCCGCGGCGGGCCGCCAGGCGCTGTGGCGTTCATGGAAGAGCGCGGCGGCCTGTGCGCCGCGCCACTCGTCGGGCAGCAGGCGGTGCGGCAGGCCCGGGTCGAGAAAGGGGAAGCGCCGCCACTCCTGCACGAGGCGGGTGTGGGCGGCGAACGTCTCGACGTCGTCCGCCGGTTCGAGGGCGCGTACCTCGTCGAGGAAGCGTTCGTAGGCGCGCTCGACGGCGTCGAGGTCCCATGCCTGACGAGCGACCTCGCGTGCCTCCGCGAGATCGCCGAGGCGGGCGTGGAAGATCCGGGAGGTCTCGCCGACGCCCACGTCGTGCAGCACCTGCCGCACCTCCGGTTCGCGGTCCGGGTGGGGGCTGAGCCAGACGCCGGTCGAGAGATTGCCCAGCCCGTTCCAGGACAGGCGGGTACGCAGCAGATGGCGCAGCCTGCGGTTGGTCTCGGGAACGGTGACGAGGACCATCAGCCACTGTCCGTCCCATTCGCCGACCGGCCTGCCGAATCCGTAGATCCTTTCGGTGCCGTCGGTCAGCAGGCGGCGGCCCGACGACGTCAGCCGCCATGAGGTGCGCCGGCCGTGGCGCTCGCCGGTCAGCCAGCCCTCGGCGGCGCTACGGGCGAGCGCCTGGCGCACGGCCTTCTCCTCCACGCCGAGCACGCCGAGGGCGCTCAGGAACGTGGCCGTCCAGACGGGCCGTCCGCCCGGCAGTACGAACTCGCCGAGCACCGTGAGCAGCAGGGAGCGGGCGCTGGCGGCGCCGAGTTCGCGGCGGCGCAGGAACCCCGGCTCGGCTGTGTGCGATGCGTCGGGGTGCGTCGCGTCGCCAGGCATCGCGTCAGAGTGCGTCGCGCCGTGGTGCGCTGCCTCCGCGTGTGCGCCCTCGCGCCGGGGCGCGAGAGCGTCGGCGGCGTCGGCGTCTGTGGGCGGCGTCGTGCCGCGCCCGCCGTGCCGTGCGGCCATGCACCTCTCCCGCCGTCCTCTGCCGGTCTGCCGGTCGTGCGGCCCGGTCTTCCGCGCTGGTCCTCCGCGCCGGTTCTTCCAGTGCGTGCTGCCCTGCGTCTGCTTGCGTGCTGTGCTTACGTGCCCTGCGTCCCGTCTATGTGTGGGCACCAAGTATGCGCCGTACGGCCGTTGCCCTGTCCAGTCGTTCCACACTGCTATTGACGAGCGTCCGGAACGTGTAGAGCATGACGCCACGGTTCCAGGCGAAGGGGAGACCCGATGACCGCCCACAGCGCGACACCGCCCATCACTGCCGTCACACCCGTCGTCTCCGACATGTTCAACGCCTCCGACTACCTTCTCCAGGCCGCCGTACAGCCGGAGACCGCCGGGCGCATCGCGGTCACCGGCCCCGCGGGAGAGCTGACCTACGCCGGGCTCGCCGAGCTGGCCGGGCACATCGCCGCGGGGCTTCAGGCGTGGGGCGTACGGGCCGAGGAGCGGGTGATGCTGCTGATGGCCGACGGGCCCGGCGCGGCGGCGGCGATCCTGGCGGCGATGCGGCTCGGCGCCGTGCCCGTACCGGTGTCGACGATGCTCACGGGGCCCGAACTCGCCGAACTGCTGGGCGACTCGAGGGCGAGAGTGCTGCTGGTGAGCGAGGAGTTCGCCGGTGCCGCACAGCAGGCCGTGACCCGCGTACCCGGCATCCGCTACGTCGCCGTGACGGGCGAGGCGGGCGCCGCGGGCGAGGCGGGCGGACTGGCCGTGCCCGCCGGTGTGCGGCTGCGCCCCTTCGACGAGCTGGTCGAGGAGGGCAGGCGCCGTGGCGGTGAGCTTCAGGACCCGTACATCACCTGCGAGGACTCCGCAGCGCTGTGGCTCTACACCTCGGGCACCACCGGCAAGCCGAAGGGCGCGATGCACCGGCACGCCAACATCCGGCATGTGGTGGAGAGTTACGCACGCCAGGTGCTCGGCATCACCTCCGCCGACCGCTGTCTGTCCGTCGCGAAGCTCTTCTTCGCCTACGGCATCGGCAACTCCCTCTTCTTCCCGCTCGCCGCGGGCGCCGAGACGGTGCTCGATCCGCAGCGGCCCACACCGCACTCGGTCGCCGAACGCCTCACCGAGTACCGGCCCACGCTCTTCTTCGCCGTTCCCACCTTCTACGCCGCGCTGCTGCGCTCCGACGTGCCGCGAGACGCCTTCGAATCCGTGAGGCTGGCCGTATCGGCAGGGGAGGTGCTGCCCGCGGACCTGTGCCGCAGGTTCGCGGAACGCTTCGGCGTGGAGATCCTCGACGGCATCGGCTCCACGGAGGCGCTGCACATCTTCCTCTCCAACCGGCCCGGACGCTCCCGGCCCGGCACCACGGGCACCCCCGTCGACGGCTACGAACTGCGCGTCGTCGACGGCGCCGGGCGGGACGTCCCGCCAGGCGAACCGGGATCGCTGCTGGTCAAGGGCGAGTCGCTGGCCACCGGTTACTGGTGCAGGACCGATGTCACCAGGCGCGTGTTCCAGGGGGAGTGGCTGCACACCGGCGACACCTACGTCGTGGACGACGACGGCTACTACACCTGTCTCGGGCGGACCGGCGAAATGCTCAAGGCAGGCGGCATCTGGGTCGCGCCGTCGGAGGTGGAGGCCCGGCTCCTGGAGCATCCGGCGGTCACGCAGGCCGCCGTCGTGGGACTGCCGGACGAGGACGGCATCGACAAGCCGGTGGCGTGCACCGTACTGGCGGAGGGCGCGAAGGCCGGTCCCGAGGAGCTGATCGAGTTCTGCCGCGACGGACTCGCGGCGTTCAAGCGCCCGCGTGAAGTGCTCGTCGTGGACGAACTCCCCACGACGGCAAGCGGAAAGCTGCGGCGCCATGCCGTGCGGGAGCTTGCCGCGGAACGGCTGGGGCACACACGCGGGTGACGGCGGCCGGGCCCAGACGGCCGGAGCGGCAGCGGCCCTCTGGGCCTGCCACGAGGCCGGGCCGCCCCGACTGCCGTGCTGCCGCCGTCACTTGGACCCCCGACCCTCTGGCAGGTGAGAGATGCTCGACGGCCACTTCCTCGTGGACGCGCATGTGCATGCCGCGCGGCTGCCGACGCTGCGGCCCGCGTGGCGGCGCTGGGCCGAGGAGTTCGGCGACGCCGACGCGCTGGCGGGCCTCTACGACGGCAGCGGCACCCTCGTGCCCGAACGCGTCGACGCCTGCTTCGAGGCCGAAGGCGTCGATGTGGCCCTGCTGTTGTGCGAGCACAGCCCCAAGACGACGGGGGAGCAGCCGATCGAGGACGTGCTGCCGCTGGTGAAGTACAACCCCCGCCGCTTCCGCCCCGTCGCCAACGTCAACCCGCATCTGCACTATCCCGTCGACGCCGAGGTGGAGCGGCAGTTGGCCCTGGGCGCCGTGGCTCTCAAACTCCACCCCGTCCACGGCGGGTTCAGCCCCGCCGACCCCGCGCTGTATCCCGCGTATCAGGCGTGCGTGACCGCGGGCGTGCCCGTGGTGGTGCACTGCGGCACGAGTTCCTTCCCCGGGTCGATGAACAAGTACGCCGACCCGGTGCTGCTCGACGACGTGCTGCGCGACTTCCCCGGGCTGACGCTGGTGCTGGCGCACGGCGGGCGCGGGTGGTGGTACCAGGCCGCCGCCTTCCTCGCGCTCTCCCGGGAGAACGTGTGGATCGAGCTGTCCGGCTTGCCCCCGCACCGGCTGCCCGGCTACTACGCCCAGTACGAACTGCGCCGCCTGGCAAGGAAGTTCATCTTCGGCACCGACTGGCCCGGCGTGCCGGGCATCGCACGCAACGCACGGGCGCTCGCCGCGCTCGGCCTCGACGAGGAGACCCTCGCCGGAGTCTTGGGTCGCAACGCGCTGGAGGTCTACCCGGGGCTGCGCGTCGCGTAGCGGCCCCGGTCACGGGTCCCGGTCGTGCGCCTCGATCACGCCCCGGATCACGGGTCCATCGGCGGCGGGGAGGCGAGCACGACGCACGAACTGCGGCCCAGTTCCCCGAACTCCGGCCCAGCTCCCGCAGCATGGCGTGGAAGGACTCCCGGTGGTCGAGGTCGAGTACGGAGGCGGGCTCGTCCAGGACCAGCAACTCCGGCTCGTTGACGATGGCCTGGGCGATGCCGGTTCCGCGCTTCATCTCTACGGAGAGAGAGTGCGCAGCTTGCGGTCGATACGGCCGGACAGTCCCACGCGGCAGGCGGCCTCCTCCACGGCCGCGGGGACGGCCGTGCCGGGGGAATCTGCTGGAGCCAGGCGACGTAGGTGACGAACTCCCGCACCGTGACGCGCCGGCAGACGCCGAACTCCTGTGGCAGACAGCCGAGCCGGCGGCGGATCGCCGGCCGCCGGCCGAGCACGCCGGGGTCGCGGTCGAGGAGCGTGATGCCGCCCTCGTCGGGTGCGAGCGCGGGTGGCGAGAGCAGGGATGAGCGTGCTCGTGCCTGCGCCGTCGGGCCCGAGCAGGCCGTGCACGCCGGTGCCGCGCGCCCATGAAGTTCTACAAACTATTGACGTCACGGGAGAATGATGTGGAACATAGGGCTATCCCAGGCTGGAGGACGCTGGAGGAGACCGCATGACCACCACCGCCGAGACCGAGCCGGAAACAGCTGCCGACCAGCCCGTACACGTGGACTTCCGGACCGAGCCGTCCCGATACCGGCACTGGCGCATCGACGTCGAAAGCCCGGTCGCCACGCTGACCATGGACGTCGACGAGCAGGGCGGACTGCTTCCCGGCTACGAGCTGAAGCTCAACTCCTACGACCTGGGCGTCGACATCGAACTCCACGACGCCGTACAGCGGTTGCGCTTCGAACATCCCGGGGTGC from Streptomyces marispadix includes:
- a CDS encoding MFS transporter, whose protein sequence is MTETAEPSGEAAGERQPAIPPKSHRKLLAAGLIGSSIEWYDFFLYGTAAALVFPHVFFPSSSPLTGTLLSFSTFWAGFIARPLGGILAGHFGDRYGRKPAVVACLLGMGLATFLIGCLPSAASIGMAAPVLLVTLRFVQGLACGGQWGGIVLLLIESTSPKRRGFAGTFGQMGVPFGVILGNVAFLAATAVMPEASFMDWGWRIPFFFSALLFPVVLYIQTKVEDTPEFRALQAEVSKKKPQRVARAPLSEAIRKDWRRILLACGMLAATNCLFYISIAGVLSYATEKLGMSHESLLAVSLVTSLISAAAILWSGAVSDRVGRRPMVLIGAALLAVWAFPYFWLVDTRSLWLFFVALAVGGIFQSMTYGPVAAYIGEMFAPNIRFSGASLAYQLAAITVSGATPLVMTALIAETGSTTLVSVFVALMGLITFGCTWALRETNPAEVRADPDAVPGELLHA
- a CDS encoding MFS transporter yields the protein MRAKRADPRGDRGTDTDTDTGTDTGTGSAGNGHLGHGGRTLSPALVAVCLGYFMVILDTTIVNAALPALRWDLHAGMSGLQWVVDGYMLTLAAGLLTGGALADRMGARRVFQAGLALFALSSAACGLAPHIWLLVLARLVQGAAAALSVPASLALLRAAFPERASRARAIGAWGAVAGLAAASGPVLGGLLVSHADWRLVFYVNLPVAVVAMVLTARHVPAPAPRPRPLDPAAQTAGAVALAALTYALIEGGRMGAGRPVLAAGALCVVAAAVFLTVERRVAHPMLPLGLFRDRAFTGATLVGLLINLGFYGELLVLNLAFQQTSGHSALAAGLALLPQMGIATIGSALSGRFTARTGSPRPTMLAGLLTGSAGLFALAMAGAGTGTTGYAVLVAPLVAVGFGMSFTMPAATTAVVDAAPAEHAGLASGVINAARQTGGVIGVALLGALAYGAEGSSPGAPSSSSGPPSAGAFAPDGMHTALAAAGCAFLLAAALTALTVPRIRREAANASKSPASEGD
- a CDS encoding Glu/Leu/Phe/Val dehydrogenase dimerization domain-containing protein encodes the protein MSAAPPPHGADGQPHRPPRATDAPLISLTWTDQVTGREGHLVIDRLIRGVASGGLRMRKGCTLDEVAGLARGMTMKEALHYDPHARYIPLGGAKGGIDCDPRDPDAYGVLVRYLRAMRPYIRDFWTTGEDLGLSRGTVDAAAAEAGLTSTIEAVHPLLDDELAARRRLEDAFAVTVDGIGLDELAGGCGVAETVLTVLDRAQVPYSGTRVAVQGFGTMGGATARFLSRAGLSIVAVADVRGTIANPEGLNVERLLAARDEYGSVNRSALRSGDARLPGDAWLSTDAEILVPAAVSYAIDTDNQARIKASWIAEAANMPVLPEAEELLAARGVTVLPDVAVNSATNAWWWWTLFGDIGADAEEAFAHIRASMRALTGLMMDRSEAAGTTPRAAAHAVAADRLPAVAERFGTYG
- a CDS encoding PaaI family thioesterase, with protein sequence MNADGFGSGFEKTVGMEFPEMTADRTVVTCEITPELLQPYGIVHGGVYCSLVETAASLAAAIWYGDRGNVVGVSNHTNFLRAIGTGTVTATATPIHRGRTQQLWLVTVTDDKDRHVARGEVRLANLPSGNGGKRQDGESGPDGGNGEDSGGEAGR
- a CDS encoding PaaX family transcriptional regulator: MAARHGGRGTTPPTDADAADALAPRREGAHAEAAHHGATHSDAMPGDATHPDASHTAEPGFLRRRELGAASARSLLLTVLGEFVLPGGRPVWTATFLSALGVLGVEEKAVRQALARSAAEGWLTGERHGRRTSWRLTSSGRRLLTDGTERIYGFGRPVGEWDGQWLMVLVTVPETNRRLRHLLRTRLSWNGLGNLSTGVWLSPHPDREPEVRQVLHDVGVGETSRIFHARLGDLAEAREVARQAWDLDAVERAYERFLDEVRALEPADDVETFAAHTRLVQEWRRFPFLDPGLPHRLLPDEWRGAQAAALFHERHSAWRPAADRHWKALDDGESE
- a CDS encoding benzoate-CoA ligase family protein, which produces MTAHSATPPITAVTPVVSDMFNASDYLLQAAVQPETAGRIAVTGPAGELTYAGLAELAGHIAAGLQAWGVRAEERVMLLMADGPGAAAAILAAMRLGAVPVPVSTMLTGPELAELLGDSRARVLLVSEEFAGAAQQAVTRVPGIRYVAVTGEAGAAGEAGGLAVPAGVRLRPFDELVEEGRRRGGELQDPYITCEDSAALWLYTSGTTGKPKGAMHRHANIRHVVESYARQVLGITSADRCLSVAKLFFAYGIGNSLFFPLAAGAETVLDPQRPTPHSVAERLTEYRPTLFFAVPTFYAALLRSDVPRDAFESVRLAVSAGEVLPADLCRRFAERFGVEILDGIGSTEALHIFLSNRPGRSRPGTTGTPVDGYELRVVDGAGRDVPPGEPGSLLVKGESLATGYWCRTDVTRRVFQGEWLHTGDTYVVDDDGYYTCLGRTGEMLKAGGIWVAPSEVEARLLEHPAVTQAAVVGLPDEDGIDKPVACTVLAEGAKAGPEELIEFCRDGLAAFKRPREVLVVDELPTTASGKLRRHAVRELAAERLGHTRG
- a CDS encoding amidohydrolase family protein encodes the protein MLDGHFLVDAHVHAARLPTLRPAWRRWAEEFGDADALAGLYDGSGTLVPERVDACFEAEGVDVALLLCEHSPKTTGEQPIEDVLPLVKYNPRRFRPVANVNPHLHYPVDAEVERQLALGAVALKLHPVHGGFSPADPALYPAYQACVTAGVPVVVHCGTSSFPGSMNKYADPVLLDDVLRDFPGLTLVLAHGGRGWWYQAAAFLALSRENVWIELSGLPPHRLPGYYAQYELRRLARKFIFGTDWPGVPGIARNARALAALGLDEETLAGVLGRNALEVYPGLRVA